One Syntrophorhabdus sp. genomic region harbors:
- a CDS encoding ABC transporter ATP-binding protein has translation MDDAIVVEGLKKRFAEVEAVSGLSFVVRRGELFGFLGPNGAGKTTTINMLTGLARPDSGSIRIGDIDCTGRPRAAQHLIGVVPDESNLYPELTGFENLCFCAALYGLDKAERRSRSTELLDRFGLSQAAKRKFGGYSRGMKRKLAIAAGIIHRPEILFLDEPTTGIDVAGARQLRQLIADLHRAGTTVFLTTHYIEEAERLCDRVAFIVSGHIVRTDTVERLIQPVREKHVVHVSCASIPDNIRERLMESFPGLEFTTRGQGSIRVEAGEPVPVGPLVRFLEDNGAEVTEARRMRPSLEDVFVQITGVEVDAMRKEKEKAGGGQ, from the coding sequence ATGGATGATGCCATCGTTGTTGAGGGCCTGAAGAAACGCTTCGCGGAGGTCGAAGCCGTCTCAGGTCTGTCTTTCGTCGTGCGCCGGGGCGAGCTTTTCGGATTTCTCGGCCCCAACGGTGCCGGCAAGACGACGACCATCAACATGCTCACCGGTCTCGCCCGTCCCGATTCGGGATCTATCCGGATCGGCGATATCGATTGCACGGGTAGACCACGGGCGGCCCAGCACCTCATCGGTGTCGTTCCCGACGAGAGTAATCTCTACCCCGAACTCACCGGGTTCGAGAATCTCTGCTTCTGTGCCGCCCTGTATGGCCTTGATAAGGCCGAGCGCCGGTCCCGCTCGACGGAACTCTTGGACAGGTTCGGTCTCTCGCAGGCCGCAAAGCGCAAATTCGGCGGCTATTCCCGGGGAATGAAGCGTAAGCTGGCGATCGCCGCCGGGATCATTCACCGGCCGGAGATCCTTTTTCTCGACGAACCCACCACGGGGATCGATGTGGCCGGCGCGCGCCAACTGCGCCAACTCATCGCCGATCTCCACCGGGCCGGAACCACGGTCTTTTTGACCACACACTATATCGAGGAGGCCGAGCGGCTCTGCGACAGGGTCGCCTTCATCGTATCCGGCCACATCGTCCGGACCGATACGGTCGAACGCCTGATCCAGCCCGTCAGGGAAAAACATGTGGTGCATGTCTCCTGCGCGAGTATTCCCGACAATATACGAGAGAGGCTCATGGAGTCCTTCCCCGGTCTCGAATTCACGACCCGGGGTCAGGGATCGATCCGGGTGGAGGCCGGCGAGCCCGTTCCCGTGGGTCCCTTGGTCCGTTTCCTGGAGGATAACGGCGCCGAGGTCACCGAGGCGAGGAGGATGCGGCCATCACTCGAGGACGTCTTTGTACAGATCACCGGTGTCGAGGTTGACGCCATGCGCAAAGAGAAGGAAAAGGCGGGAGGAGGACAGTGA